From a single Alloactinosynnema sp. L-07 genomic region:
- a CDS encoding flotillin family protein encodes MEPISTGLVVVLGVILLVLVILVFMISRLFRKVEQGKALIVSKVKNVYVTFTGAIVLPVLHKAEVMDISVKTIEINRAGTEGLICRDNIRADIRITFFVRVNKTTEDVIKVAQAIGTQRASDESTLQVLFNAKFSEALKTVGKQLDFVDLYTQRDQFRDQIIRVIGTDLNGYSLEDAAIDYLEQTPMSQLDAANILDAQGIRKITELTAIEHIRTNEFQRNEEKEITRQNVDAREAILELERRKADAEIKQRREVETMRAREEAEILKVQAEERLKANTAQLRTDEALGVQSENQAREIAVAQKNRERVIAIETERIEKDRMLEVIARERETSLSRISADKEVEGEKRAVAEVVRERIAVDKTVAEQEEAIKRLRAVEEAERMRQALVIGAEAEAQENLVKDIKAAEAAEASAKHKAREELVLAEARQQAAELDARAKIRLAEGTQAEAAAEGLAQVQVRERDALAIEKVGRAEAVVAREKAMVEADSIKFKLKGEAEGLSDKAGALAAMDQATRSHEEYRLRLEAERDIRLKGIEAQREVAEAQAMVLAAGLEKADIDIVGGETQFFERIVGAVSIGKSVDGFMDHSSVAQQLAGPWLNGSASFTDDVKSLLGSVDTNDIKNLTVSALLLKLINSGNGEAGKLTELLGHAQRLGVADQPVAALAAAQR; translated from the coding sequence ATGGAACCGATCTCCACTGGCCTTGTCGTCGTGCTGGGCGTGATCCTCCTCGTCCTCGTCATCCTGGTGTTCATGATCAGCAGGCTGTTCCGCAAGGTGGAACAGGGCAAGGCGCTGATCGTGTCCAAGGTCAAGAACGTATACGTGACGTTCACCGGCGCGATCGTGCTTCCCGTGCTGCACAAGGCCGAGGTCATGGACATCTCGGTCAAGACCATCGAGATCAACCGGGCGGGCACCGAGGGCCTGATCTGCCGCGACAACATCCGCGCCGACATCCGGATCACGTTCTTCGTGCGGGTCAACAAGACCACCGAGGACGTCATCAAGGTGGCGCAGGCGATCGGCACGCAGCGGGCCAGCGACGAGAGCACCCTGCAGGTGCTGTTCAACGCCAAGTTCTCCGAGGCGCTCAAGACCGTGGGCAAGCAGCTGGACTTCGTCGACCTCTACACCCAGCGCGACCAGTTCCGCGACCAGATCATCCGGGTCATCGGCACCGACCTCAACGGCTACAGCCTTGAGGACGCCGCCATCGACTACCTCGAGCAGACCCCGATGTCGCAGCTCGACGCGGCCAACATCCTCGACGCGCAGGGCATCCGCAAGATCACCGAGCTGACCGCGATCGAGCACATCCGCACCAACGAGTTCCAGCGCAACGAGGAGAAGGAGATCACCCGCCAGAACGTCGACGCGCGGGAGGCCATCCTGGAGCTGGAGCGGCGCAAGGCCGACGCGGAGATCAAGCAGCGCCGCGAGGTCGAGACCATGCGCGCCCGCGAGGAGGCCGAGATCCTGAAGGTGCAGGCCGAGGAGCGGCTCAAGGCCAACACCGCCCAGCTGCGCACCGACGAAGCGCTGGGTGTGCAGAGCGAGAACCAGGCCCGTGAGATCGCCGTGGCGCAGAAGAACCGCGAGCGCGTGATCGCCATCGAGACCGAGCGCATCGAGAAGGACCGGATGCTGGAGGTCATCGCCCGCGAGCGCGAGACCTCGCTCTCGCGCATCTCCGCCGACAAGGAGGTCGAGGGCGAGAAGCGCGCCGTGGCCGAGGTCGTGCGCGAGCGGATCGCCGTCGACAAGACCGTCGCCGAGCAGGAAGAGGCGATCAAGCGGCTGCGCGCGGTCGAGGAAGCCGAGCGGATGCGTCAGGCGCTGGTCATCGGGGCCGAGGCGGAGGCGCAGGAGAACCTGGTCAAGGACATCAAGGCCGCCGAGGCCGCGGAGGCATCGGCCAAGCACAAGGCGCGCGAGGAACTCGTGCTCGCCGAGGCGCGTCAGCAGGCCGCCGAACTCGACGCGCGGGCCAAGATCCGCCTCGCCGAGGGCACCCAGGCCGAGGCCGCCGCCGAGGGGCTGGCCCAGGTGCAGGTGCGCGAACGCGACGCGCTGGCGATCGAGAAGGTCGGCCGCGCGGAGGCCGTGGTCGCCCGCGAGAAGGCGATGGTCGAGGCCGACTCGATCAAGTTCAAGCTCAAGGGCGAGGCGGAAGGCCTGTCGGACAAGGCGGGCGCGCTCGCCGCGATGGACCAGGCCACCCGCTCGCACGAGGAATACCGGCTGCGGCTTGAGGCGGAGCGGGACATCCGCCTCAAGGGCATCGAGGCGCAGCGCGAGGTCGCCGAGGCGCAGGCCATGGTGCTGGCCGCGGGCCTGGAGAAGGCCGACATCGACATCGTCGGCGGCGAGACCCAGTTCTTCGAGCGGATCGTGGGCGCGGTGTCGATCGGCAAGAGTGTCGACGGGTTCATGGACCACTCGTCGGTCGCCCAGCAGCTCGCCGGGCCGTGGCTCAACGGTTCGGCCAGCTTCACCGACGACGTGAAGTCACTGCTCGGCTCGGTCGACACCAACGACATCAAGAACCTGACGGTGTCGGCGCTGCTGCTCAAGTTGATCAACTCGGGCAACGGCGAGGCCGGGAAGCTGACCGAGTTGCTCGGGCACGCCCAGCGGCTCGGCGTCGCCGACCAGCCCGTCGCCGCACTGGCCGCCGCACAGCGGTGA
- a CDS encoding F-box protein, translated as MTPGASGLDLLPVELQLKIVDQLDPQDVAAVALLASNNRAAHLARTRLRQVLDGLHNGPNVQQWNADIHQAMFGPIP; from the coding sequence ATGACCCCCGGCGCAAGTGGCCTGGACCTGCTTCCGGTAGAGCTGCAGCTGAAGATCGTGGACCAACTCGATCCGCAGGATGTCGCCGCCGTCGCGCTGCTGGCCAGTAACAACCGCGCGGCACACCTCGCGCGCACCAGGCTCAGGCAGGTCTTGGACGGCTTGCACAACGGCCCGAACGTCCAGCAGTGGAACGCCGACATCCACCAGGCCATGTTCGGCCCGATCCCCTAG
- a CDS encoding Lrp/AsnC family transcriptional regulator has product MGSWNRLDLRVIRELVASPRVGITELAERLGIARNTAHARVARLERQGVVGQRGRAVDYTELGVEVTAFLTIQVAQGRLGSAIDDLVLVPYVLEAHGIAGDGDLLVRVAARSNRHLHEVINSVLACRGVIRSSTAVAMTDQIPYRVAPLLDAIERSLPD; this is encoded by the coding sequence ATGGGCAGTTGGAACCGCCTCGACCTGCGGGTCATCCGCGAGCTGGTGGCCAGCCCGCGCGTCGGCATCACTGAGCTGGCCGAACGCCTCGGGATCGCCCGCAACACCGCGCACGCCAGGGTCGCCCGGCTGGAACGCCAGGGTGTGGTCGGGCAGCGCGGCCGGGCCGTCGACTACACCGAGCTGGGTGTCGAGGTGACCGCGTTCCTGACCATCCAGGTCGCGCAGGGCCGCCTCGGCTCGGCCATCGACGACCTGGTGCTCGTGCCCTACGTGCTGGAGGCGCACGGCATCGCGGGCGACGGTGACCTGCTGGTCCGGGTCGCCGCGCGCAGCAACCGCCACCTGCACGAGGTGATCAACTCGGTGCTCGCCTGCCGCGGCGTGATCCGCAGCTCGACCGCCGTCGCGATGACCGACCAGATCCCCTACCGGGTGGCCCCCCTGCTCGACGCGATCGAGCGGTCCCTCCCGGACTAG